A single genomic interval of Camelina sativa cultivar DH55 chromosome 11, Cs, whole genome shotgun sequence harbors:
- the LOC104727741 gene encoding F-box/LRR-repeat protein At3g26922-like, translated as MDPKFCWRTFKKRRMVDVNRDLISELPDALLIQILSLVPTIDAVGTCVLSKRWSSLWQYLPKLDYHYQNGRTSSRLSPQFVHRFLLLNKSLLLESMRLIVESDCEAVDIGIWIGYAVERGLRELELDPNSEDGSIRLPSNIYACKTLEVLKLKSYVRVDVPDSPVCFKSLKILNLHLVYYEDEDSVRRLFSSCPNLEELDVKRYIDNVIKFTIESSSLKRLPIRDRSDGDGQRGYVINAPSLNYLSIKGPKDFEFSLENTPKLVEAKITNISNIKTEKILLPLASSVKRLSLSLSHLETRYAASIIFHQLVYLELGTRETEWWNLLMNLLMNSPQLQVLKLRDGDGNYSEEHEINPPFTKPISVPPCLLSHLQIFEWEGYNGQREEEIQVATYILTNAKHLTKANFSRNYKYFTADEKLEMLQELAREPKASTSCYFFFE; from the exons ATGGACCCAAA ATTCTGTTGGCGAACCTTCAAGAAGAGACGAATGGTTGATGTGAATAGGGATCTGATAAGTGAGTTGCCTGATGCTTTGCTGATTCAGATATTGTCTTTGGTTCCGACAATAGATGCAGTAGGAACTTGTGTTTTGTCCAAACGATGGAGTTCTCTTTGGCAATATCTGCCTAAGCTTGACTATCACTACCAGAATGGTAGAACTTCCTCGAGATTGTCACCGCAATTTGTTCATAGGTTCTTGTTACTGAATAAGTCACTTCTTCTAGAGAGTATGCGACTTATAGTTGAGTCGGATTGTGAGGCTGTTGATATCGGAATTTGGATTGGATATGCGGTTGAACGTGGTTTGCGTGAGCTTGAACTCGATCCTAACTCAGAGGATGGATCTATCCGATTGCCAAGTAATATCTATGCTTGTAAAACACTCGAGGTCTTAAAACTCAAGAGCTATGTTCGTGTAGATGTTCCTGATTCTCCTGTTTGTTTCAAGTCCCTCAAGATCCTAAACCTTCACCTTGTTTACTACGAGGACGAGGATTCAGTGCGTAGACTTTTCTCGAGTTGTCCTAATCTTGAAGAATTGGACGTGAAACGATATATTGACAATGTGATAAAGTTCACTATCGAATCATCTTCTTTAAAGAGATTACCAATACGTGATCGTAGTGATGGAGATGGCCAAAGAGGGTATGTGATCAATGCCCCTTCTTTGAACTACTTATCCATTAAAGGACctaaagattttgaattttctctTGAGAATACTCCGAAGCTAGTGGAGGCAAAGATTACAAATATCTCTAATATAAAAACTGAGAAGATTCTCCTACCTCTTGCCTCGTCAGTAAAGCGTCTCTCCTTGTCTTTGTCGCATTTAGAG ACTAGGTATGCAGCCAGTATTATCTTCCACCAGCTTGTATATTTGGAGCTAGGTACTAGAGAAACCGAGTGGTGGAATTTACTTATGAATTTGCTAATGAACTCTCCTCAGTTACAAGTTCTCAAGCTAAGAGAT GGAGACGGGAACTACAGTGAAGAGCACGAGATTAACCCACCATTTACCAAACCGATTTCTGTTCCTCCTTGTTTGTTATCCCATCTACAAATATTTGAGTGGGAAGGATACAATGGACAACGTGAAGAAGAGATACAAGTTGCAACATACATACTTACAAATGCCAAACATTTGACGAAGGCAAATTTCTCGAGGAATTACAAATACTTTACTGCTGATGAAAAACTTGAGATGTTACAGGAGTTAGCTCGTGAGCCTAAGGCTTCAACGTCCTGTTACTTTTTCTTCGAGTGA